Proteins encoded in a region of the Trichosurus vulpecula isolate mTriVul1 chromosome 9, mTriVul1.pri, whole genome shotgun sequence genome:
- the LOC118830933 gene encoding olfactory receptor 13C7-like, with the protein MEGVNQTVYVTRFVLLGLSAHPKLEKSFFVLILVMYLVILLGNGILILVTIYDTHLHTPMYFFLGNLSFLDICYTSSSVPLILDSFLTPRKTISFSGCTVQMFLSFAMGATECVLLSMMAFDRYVAICNPLRYPIIMSKAAYVPMAMGSWIAGAVNSVVQTSLAIQLPFCGDNVINHFTCEILAVLKLACADITTNVISMVVANMIFLVTPVLFIFVSYVLIISTILRIPSAEGKRKAFSTCSAHLTVVIIFYGTILFMYAKPKSKESLGADKQQIADKLISLFYGVVTPMLNPLIYSLRNKDVKTAVKNMLTQKHFTE; encoded by the coding sequence ATGGAAGGAGTGAATCAGACCGTCTATGTTACAAGATTTGTTCTCCTAGGACTTTCTGCCCACCCAAAGCTTGAGAAAAGTTTCTTTGTGCTAATCCTAGTGATGTACTTGGTAATCCTTCTGGGCAATGGTATCCTCATCCTAGTAACTATCTATGACACCCACCTGCACAcacccatgtacttcttccttgGTAACCTTTCCTTCCTAGACATTTGCTACACATCCTCTTCTGTCCCTCTAATTCTAGATAGCTTCCTCACCCCAAGGaaaaccatttccttctctggctgtaCAGTACAAATGTTTCTGTCCTTTGCTATGGGAGCAACTGAGTGTGTCCTTCTGAGCATGATGGCATTTGACCGCTATGTGGCCATCTGCAATCCCCTGAGATATCCCATCATCATGAGCAAGGCTGCCTATGTGCCAATGGCAATGGGGTCCTGGATAGCAGGAGCTGTCAACTCAGTTGTGCAGACATCGCTTGCGATTCAATTGCCTTTTTGTGGGGACAATGTCATCAATCATTTCACTTGCGAAATTCTAGCTGTCCTCAAACTGGCCTGTGCAGATATCACGACCAATGTGATTAGCATGGTAGTGGCAAATATGATTTTTCTAGTTACGCCAGTTctgttcatttttgtttcctATGTTCTCATCATTTCCACCATTCTGAGGATCCCTTCTGCAGAAGGAAAACGTAAAGCTTTCTCCACCTGCTCTGCCCACCTGACAGTAGTAATTATATTCTATGGGACCATCCTCTTCATGTATGCAAAACCTAAGTCTAAAGAGTCTCTTGGAGCAGATAAACAACAAATAGCAGACAAGCTCATCTCCCTGTTCTATGGTGTGGTTACTCCCATGCTGAATCCCTTGATCTACAGTCTGAGGAACAAGGACGTGAAAACAGCTGTGAAGAATATGTTAACTCAAAAGCACTTCACTGAATGA